A single genomic interval of Chryseobacterium paludis harbors:
- a CDS encoding DoxX family protein gives METKDISKVALGAFLISAGIGHLTFARKEFQAQVPEWVPLKKDDTVVYSGIAEILLGTAAIVTPQKYRKTMGKVLAGFFVAVLPGNIAQYRNRRDSFGLNTDSQRLARLFMQAPLIAWALKSTKD, from the coding sequence ATGGAAACAAAAGATATATCAAAGGTAGCACTTGGTGCATTTCTCATCTCAGCAGGAATAGGTCACCTTACGTTTGCGAGAAAGGAATTTCAGGCTCAGGTTCCGGAGTGGGTTCCTTTAAAAAAAGATGATACTGTAGTATATTCAGGAATCGCAGAAATCCTTTTAGGAACAGCAGCGATTGTGACTCCTCAAAAGTATAGGAAAACAATGGGAAAAGTTCTCGCTGGATTCTTTGTGGCCGTTCTTCCCGGAAATATTGCTCAATATAGGAACAGAAGGGATTCTTTTGGTCTTAATACAGATAGTCAGAGATTGGCAAGGCTTTTCATGCAGGCTCCATTGATAGCATGGGCACTAAAATCTACAAAGGATTAA
- a CDS encoding CoA transferase subunit A: protein MIDKRVKNAQEAIEGIQDGMTLMLGGFGLCGIPENSINALVESDVKDLTCISNNAGVDDFGLGLLLHKRQIKKMISSYVGENAEFERQMLSGELDVELTPQGTLAEKCRAAQAGIPAFYTPAGYGTEIAEGKEVKDFDGKPHILEHAYKADYSIVKAWKGDYAGNLIFKGSARNFNHPMAGAAKITIAEVEELVEDGELDPNQIHIPGIMIQRIFQGEKFEKRIEQRTVRQKE, encoded by the coding sequence ATGATTGATAAAAGAGTAAAAAATGCACAGGAAGCCATTGAAGGTATTCAGGATGGAATGACTTTAATGTTAGGTGGATTCGGTCTTTGTGGTATTCCTGAAAACTCCATTAATGCATTGGTAGAAAGCGATGTAAAAGACTTGACATGTATTTCCAATAATGCAGGAGTTGATGATTTTGGATTAGGATTACTGCTTCATAAAAGACAAATTAAAAAAATGATTTCTTCCTATGTTGGAGAAAATGCAGAGTTCGAAAGACAGATGCTTTCCGGAGAATTAGATGTTGAACTTACTCCTCAGGGAACGCTTGCTGAAAAATGCAGAGCAGCTCAGGCTGGAATTCCTGCTTTCTATACTCCTGCAGGATATGGAACAGAGATTGCTGAGGGTAAAGAAGTAAAAGATTTCGATGGTAAGCCTCATATTTTAGAACATGCCTATAAAGCTGATTATTCTATTGTAAAAGCCTGGAAAGGAGATTATGCCGGAAATTTAATTTTCAAAGGATCTGCAAGAAACTTTAATCATCCAATGGCGGGCGCTGCAAAAATTACAATTGCTGAAGTGGAAGAATTAGTAGAAGATGGAGAATTGGATCCTAATCAGATACATATTCCCGGAATTATGATTCAGAGAATTTTCCAGGGTGAAAAATTCGAAAAGAGAATTGAACAAAGAACTGTTAGACAAAAAGAATAA